Proteins co-encoded in one Pelobates fuscus isolate aPelFus1 chromosome 5, aPelFus1.pri, whole genome shotgun sequence genomic window:
- the RSRC2 gene encoding arginine/serine-rich coiled-coil protein 2 isoform X4, producing MIRTTFFLKQGRRHESKDKSYKKHRPDDCFDKELSEKMRERLSSSENGEERHRRKERKSSRGKSHSRSRSRERRHRSRSRDRKKSRSRSRERKRRPRSRSRSKHKHRSKSRSRSREKKKRIEKPRRHSRSHSRTPSPPPFRGRNTAMDAQEALARRLERAKKLQEQREKEMVEKQKQQEIAAVAAAGGGSVINVAALLASGTQVTPQIAMAAQMAALQAKALAETGISVPSYYNPTAVNPMRFAEQEKKRKMLWQGKKEGDKSQSAEIWEKLNFGNKDQNVKFRKLMGIKSEDEPGPSIADSESVTTLKQQEEVFRNLDAQYEMARSQTHTQRGMGLGFTSSMRGMDTV from the exons ATGATAAG AACCACCTTCTTCTTAAAACAGGGTAGAAGACATGAGTCCAAAGATAAGTCGTACAAGAAACATAGACCTGATGATTGTTTTGACAAAGAGCTTTCTGAAAAAATGAGGGAAAGACTCAGCTCATCAGAAAACGGTGAGGAGCGACACAGGCGAAAAGAAAGGAAATCCTCTAGAGGGAAAAGTCATTCCAGATCTCGCTCACgtgagag GCGTCATCGTAGTAGAAGCCGTGACAGGAAAAAGTCCCGCTCAAGAAGTAGAGAAAGGAAAAGGCGTCCACGATCTCGATCAAGATCCAAGCACAAACATCGAAGCAAGAGTCGAAGCAGGAGCCG ggagaaaaagaaaagaattgaAAAACCTCGAAGACATAGTAGGAGTCATAGCCGAACACCAAGTCCTCCTCCATTCCGAGGAAGAAACACTGCAATGGATGCACAGGAAGCCTTAGCAAGACG GTTGGAAAGGGCAAAAAAACTTCAGGAGCAGCGTGAAAAAGAAATGGTtgaaaaacagaaacagcaggaaATTGCTGCAG TGGCTGCAGCAGGTGGAGGATCTGTCATCAATGTAGCAGCGTTACTGGCCTCCGGAACACAAGTAACTCCTCAAATTGCGATGGCTGCACAGATGGCTGCTCTGCAAGCAAAGGCTTTAGCAGAAACTGGTATTTCTGTCCCTAGCTATTACAATCCAACAGCGGTAAATCCCATGAGATTTGCAGAGcaagaaaaaaaacgaaaaatgcTTTggcaaggaaaaaaggaaggg GATAAATCTCAATCTGCAGAAATCTGGGAAAAACTAAATTTTGGAAACAAGGACCaaaatgtaaaatttagaaaattaATGGGCATAAAg agtGAAGATGAGCCTGGGCCTAGCATAGCTGATTCTGAAAGTGTTACAACACTCAAGCAGCAGGAAGAGGTCTTTCGAAATCTTGATGCACAGTATGAAATGGCAAGATCACAGACCCACACCCAGAGAGGAATGGGCTTGGGGTTCACATCGTCAATGAGGGGAATGGATACAgtttaa
- the RSRC2 gene encoding arginine/serine-rich coiled-coil protein 2 isoform X2, whose product MESSDAEHDGCSPEKFSPNLEKRMDPCDISKSPRSSKQHYSRSRSRSREHKRKSDDGRKHRSRSRSKEGRRHESKDKSYKKHRPDDCFDKELSEKMRERLSSSENGEERHRRKERKSSRGKSHSRSRSRERRHRSRSRDRKKSRSRSRERKRRPRSRSRSKHKHRSKSRSRSREKKKRIEKPRRHSRSHSRTPSPPPFRGRNTAMDAQEALARRLERAKKLQEQREKEMVEKQKQQEIAAAGGGSVINVAALLASGTQVTPQIAMAAQMAALQAKALAETGISVPSYYNPTAVNPMRFAEQEKKRKMLWQGKKEGDKSQSAEIWEKLNFGNKDQNVKFRKLMGIKSEDEPGPSIADSESVTTLKQQEEVFRNLDAQYEMARSQTHTQRGMGLGFTSSMRGMDTV is encoded by the exons ATGGAG tCTAGTGATGCAGAACACGATGGATGCTCCCCAGAGAAGTTTTCACCAAATTTAGAAAAGCGAATGGATCCTTGCGACATATCAAAATCTCCCAGGTCCTCAAAACAGCATTATTCAAGATCTCGCTCGCGTTCAAGGGAGCACAAACGAAAGTCAG ATGATGGGAGGAAACACAGGAGTCGAAGCAGAAGCAAAGAG GGTAGAAGACATGAGTCCAAAGATAAGTCGTACAAGAAACATAGACCTGATGATTGTTTTGACAAAGAGCTTTCTGAAAAAATGAGGGAAAGACTCAGCTCATCAGAAAACGGTGAGGAGCGACACAGGCGAAAAGAAAGGAAATCCTCTAGAGGGAAAAGTCATTCCAGATCTCGCTCACgtgagag GCGTCATCGTAGTAGAAGCCGTGACAGGAAAAAGTCCCGCTCAAGAAGTAGAGAAAGGAAAAGGCGTCCACGATCTCGATCAAGATCCAAGCACAAACATCGAAGCAAGAGTCGAAGCAGGAGCCG ggagaaaaagaaaagaattgaAAAACCTCGAAGACATAGTAGGAGTCATAGCCGAACACCAAGTCCTCCTCCATTCCGAGGAAGAAACACTGCAATGGATGCACAGGAAGCCTTAGCAAGACG GTTGGAAAGGGCAAAAAAACTTCAGGAGCAGCGTGAAAAAGAAATGGTtgaaaaacagaaacagcaggaaATTGCTGCAG CAGGTGGAGGATCTGTCATCAATGTAGCAGCGTTACTGGCCTCCGGAACACAAGTAACTCCTCAAATTGCGATGGCTGCACAGATGGCTGCTCTGCAAGCAAAGGCTTTAGCAGAAACTGGTATTTCTGTCCCTAGCTATTACAATCCAACAGCGGTAAATCCCATGAGATTTGCAGAGcaagaaaaaaaacgaaaaatgcTTTggcaaggaaaaaaggaaggg GATAAATCTCAATCTGCAGAAATCTGGGAAAAACTAAATTTTGGAAACAAGGACCaaaatgtaaaatttagaaaattaATGGGCATAAAg agtGAAGATGAGCCTGGGCCTAGCATAGCTGATTCTGAAAGTGTTACAACACTCAAGCAGCAGGAAGAGGTCTTTCGAAATCTTGATGCACAGTATGAAATGGCAAGATCACAGACCCACACCCAGAGAGGAATGGGCTTGGGGTTCACATCGTCAATGAGGGGAATGGATACAgtttaa
- the RSRC2 gene encoding arginine/serine-rich coiled-coil protein 2 isoform X1, with amino-acid sequence MESSDAEHDGCSPEKFSPNLEKRMDPCDISKSPRSSKQHYSRSRSRSREHKRKSDDGRKHRSRSRSKEGRRHESKDKSYKKHRPDDCFDKELSEKMRERLSSSENGEERHRRKERKSSRGKSHSRSRSRERRHRSRSRDRKKSRSRSRERKRRPRSRSRSKHKHRSKSRSRSREKKKRIEKPRRHSRSHSRTPSPPPFRGRNTAMDAQEALARRLERAKKLQEQREKEMVEKQKQQEIAAVAAAGGGSVINVAALLASGTQVTPQIAMAAQMAALQAKALAETGISVPSYYNPTAVNPMRFAEQEKKRKMLWQGKKEGDKSQSAEIWEKLNFGNKDQNVKFRKLMGIKSEDEPGPSIADSESVTTLKQQEEVFRNLDAQYEMARSQTHTQRGMGLGFTSSMRGMDTV; translated from the exons ATGGAG tCTAGTGATGCAGAACACGATGGATGCTCCCCAGAGAAGTTTTCACCAAATTTAGAAAAGCGAATGGATCCTTGCGACATATCAAAATCTCCCAGGTCCTCAAAACAGCATTATTCAAGATCTCGCTCGCGTTCAAGGGAGCACAAACGAAAGTCAG ATGATGGGAGGAAACACAGGAGTCGAAGCAGAAGCAAAGAG GGTAGAAGACATGAGTCCAAAGATAAGTCGTACAAGAAACATAGACCTGATGATTGTTTTGACAAAGAGCTTTCTGAAAAAATGAGGGAAAGACTCAGCTCATCAGAAAACGGTGAGGAGCGACACAGGCGAAAAGAAAGGAAATCCTCTAGAGGGAAAAGTCATTCCAGATCTCGCTCACgtgagag GCGTCATCGTAGTAGAAGCCGTGACAGGAAAAAGTCCCGCTCAAGAAGTAGAGAAAGGAAAAGGCGTCCACGATCTCGATCAAGATCCAAGCACAAACATCGAAGCAAGAGTCGAAGCAGGAGCCG ggagaaaaagaaaagaattgaAAAACCTCGAAGACATAGTAGGAGTCATAGCCGAACACCAAGTCCTCCTCCATTCCGAGGAAGAAACACTGCAATGGATGCACAGGAAGCCTTAGCAAGACG GTTGGAAAGGGCAAAAAAACTTCAGGAGCAGCGTGAAAAAGAAATGGTtgaaaaacagaaacagcaggaaATTGCTGCAG TGGCTGCAGCAGGTGGAGGATCTGTCATCAATGTAGCAGCGTTACTGGCCTCCGGAACACAAGTAACTCCTCAAATTGCGATGGCTGCACAGATGGCTGCTCTGCAAGCAAAGGCTTTAGCAGAAACTGGTATTTCTGTCCCTAGCTATTACAATCCAACAGCGGTAAATCCCATGAGATTTGCAGAGcaagaaaaaaaacgaaaaatgcTTTggcaaggaaaaaaggaaggg GATAAATCTCAATCTGCAGAAATCTGGGAAAAACTAAATTTTGGAAACAAGGACCaaaatgtaaaatttagaaaattaATGGGCATAAAg agtGAAGATGAGCCTGGGCCTAGCATAGCTGATTCTGAAAGTGTTACAACACTCAAGCAGCAGGAAGAGGTCTTTCGAAATCTTGATGCACAGTATGAAATGGCAAGATCACAGACCCACACCCAGAGAGGAATGGGCTTGGGGTTCACATCGTCAATGAGGGGAATGGATACAgtttaa
- the RSRC2 gene encoding arginine/serine-rich coiled-coil protein 2 isoform X3 has translation MMGGNTGVEAEAKRTTFFLKQGRRHESKDKSYKKHRPDDCFDKELSEKMRERLSSSENGEERHRRKERKSSRGKSHSRSRSRERRHRSRSRDRKKSRSRSRERKRRPRSRSRSKHKHRSKSRSRSREKKKRIEKPRRHSRSHSRTPSPPPFRGRNTAMDAQEALARRLERAKKLQEQREKEMVEKQKQQEIAAVAAAGGGSVINVAALLASGTQVTPQIAMAAQMAALQAKALAETGISVPSYYNPTAVNPMRFAEQEKKRKMLWQGKKEGDKSQSAEIWEKLNFGNKDQNVKFRKLMGIKSEDEPGPSIADSESVTTLKQQEEVFRNLDAQYEMARSQTHTQRGMGLGFTSSMRGMDTV, from the exons ATGATGGGAGGAAACACAGGAGTCGAAGCAGAAGCAAAGAG AACCACCTTCTTCTTAAAACAGGGTAGAAGACATGAGTCCAAAGATAAGTCGTACAAGAAACATAGACCTGATGATTGTTTTGACAAAGAGCTTTCTGAAAAAATGAGGGAAAGACTCAGCTCATCAGAAAACGGTGAGGAGCGACACAGGCGAAAAGAAAGGAAATCCTCTAGAGGGAAAAGTCATTCCAGATCTCGCTCACgtgagag GCGTCATCGTAGTAGAAGCCGTGACAGGAAAAAGTCCCGCTCAAGAAGTAGAGAAAGGAAAAGGCGTCCACGATCTCGATCAAGATCCAAGCACAAACATCGAAGCAAGAGTCGAAGCAGGAGCCG ggagaaaaagaaaagaattgaAAAACCTCGAAGACATAGTAGGAGTCATAGCCGAACACCAAGTCCTCCTCCATTCCGAGGAAGAAACACTGCAATGGATGCACAGGAAGCCTTAGCAAGACG GTTGGAAAGGGCAAAAAAACTTCAGGAGCAGCGTGAAAAAGAAATGGTtgaaaaacagaaacagcaggaaATTGCTGCAG TGGCTGCAGCAGGTGGAGGATCTGTCATCAATGTAGCAGCGTTACTGGCCTCCGGAACACAAGTAACTCCTCAAATTGCGATGGCTGCACAGATGGCTGCTCTGCAAGCAAAGGCTTTAGCAGAAACTGGTATTTCTGTCCCTAGCTATTACAATCCAACAGCGGTAAATCCCATGAGATTTGCAGAGcaagaaaaaaaacgaaaaatgcTTTggcaaggaaaaaaggaaggg GATAAATCTCAATCTGCAGAAATCTGGGAAAAACTAAATTTTGGAAACAAGGACCaaaatgtaaaatttagaaaattaATGGGCATAAAg agtGAAGATGAGCCTGGGCCTAGCATAGCTGATTCTGAAAGTGTTACAACACTCAAGCAGCAGGAAGAGGTCTTTCGAAATCTTGATGCACAGTATGAAATGGCAAGATCACAGACCCACACCCAGAGAGGAATGGGCTTGGGGTTCACATCGTCAATGAGGGGAATGGATACAgtttaa